Proteins found in one Sporosarcina jeotgali genomic segment:
- a CDS encoding competence protein ComK — protein sequence MTHNQHGILTTEASIIFPHFTERGELHSKYMEGDRFYIVEKKPYDLIDFNLRLSGTSLKGAVEGAHVVLGSGTMTPVVLSKKHSIYWTPIMSPKSPHCIWVSLAHIRKFVKNKKGEVTVYLKNESTVDLPCSYYKFERRISRAYTLRYKIESNADQVVKVAEPYLKTYYIRKKLGLNYEVEE from the coding sequence ATGACACACAACCAACATGGCATCTTAACTACTGAAGCAAGCATCATCTTTCCACATTTTACTGAACGAGGTGAACTCCACTCCAAGTACATGGAGGGAGATCGATTTTACATCGTTGAGAAGAAGCCCTACGATCTCATCGACTTCAACTTGCGCTTGAGCGGTACCAGCTTAAAGGGCGCTGTGGAAGGAGCCCATGTGGTCCTGGGCTCAGGTACCATGACTCCTGTTGTTCTAAGTAAGAAACATTCGATTTACTGGACACCAATCATGTCACCAAAATCTCCACACTGCATTTGGGTATCACTCGCCCATATCCGGAAATTTGTCAAGAACAAGAAAGGTGAAGTAACGGTGTATCTAAAAAATGAGAGTACTGTCGACTTGCCTTGCAGCTACTATAAATTCGAACGGCGTATTTCACGAGCGTACACACTTCGATACAAGATCGAGTCTAATGCAGACCAAGTAGTGAAAGTGGCTGAACCTTATTTGAAAACGTATTACATTCGGAAGAAGTTGGGATTGAATTATGAGGTGGAGGAGTAA
- a CDS encoding Ig-like domain-containing protein: MKKTTLPITLILGLLLGWPNFTASAHDGLDQFGIKNETLVTARLQAGEWNEFPLKTDVPLEKEWTVTFNQEVTLNKVDGAVIEKSGEFIPVKISISGLNQLTIHPIERYETNQAYTLKIFLNNGNRYKMPFKTTSDLNSIIDPVKVAADPNYTDSQIIRVPAMPEKGFNFPYYIRIPSANYKYQDGNNRAKRYIVLDTANSGPTSADGTEYWVKRTLHDQSQFSVQTAEQLWVPMIMPAAPRSHVCYRDENREMNCIDEHSFDRDTARFKQLLTFDFAKDIRRGYEELSLNAEDYIDYDEQIIAMFKHAAAYLNSYVQSVETDQMYLSGYSSGGTFTDRFSMLHPEVVKAVASGATLDDMMMPVAQHKGQSLIFPIGVSDYEMITEKKFSLPDVNKMAKLVYMGKDDSNVTLPYTDAFSETERNIIIRAFSKETLPRAEMMMDLYHQSGGNAMFILDVGIGHGYSEEMKDYQIEFFKANRDSKQPVYPIPKNTRQLEYKLQQDK, from the coding sequence ATGAAAAAAACAACATTACCAATCACCCTAATTTTGGGACTATTATTAGGGTGGCCGAATTTTACAGCGAGTGCGCACGATGGTCTAGACCAATTTGGAATAAAAAATGAAACATTGGTTACTGCTAGATTACAGGCGGGTGAATGGAACGAATTCCCGTTAAAAACCGATGTCCCGCTAGAAAAGGAATGGACAGTTACCTTTAACCAAGAGGTTACATTAAACAAAGTGGATGGCGCTGTAATTGAGAAAAGCGGAGAATTCATACCAGTGAAAATTTCAATTTCCGGACTAAACCAATTAACCATTCACCCTATTGAACGGTATGAAACCAATCAAGCTTATACTCTTAAAATATTCCTGAATAATGGTAATCGTTATAAGATGCCCTTCAAAACAACTAGCGACTTGAATTCAATCATTGACCCTGTAAAAGTTGCAGCAGATCCTAACTATACGGATTCCCAAATTATTAGAGTACCCGCAATGCCTGAAAAAGGTTTTAATTTCCCTTATTATATTCGCATTCCTTCAGCCAACTATAAATATCAAGATGGTAATAACCGAGCCAAGCGCTATATCGTATTGGACACAGCAAATAGCGGCCCTACAAGTGCAGATGGAACCGAGTATTGGGTAAAACGTACTTTGCACGATCAATCCCAGTTTTCAGTACAGACAGCAGAACAGTTATGGGTACCTATGATTATGCCTGCTGCACCTAGATCACACGTCTGTTACAGAGATGAAAACAGAGAAATGAACTGTATAGATGAACATTCATTTGATAGAGATACTGCACGTTTCAAGCAGTTATTAACGTTCGACTTTGCAAAAGATATACGCAGAGGCTATGAAGAGCTCAGCTTAAACGCGGAAGATTATATCGATTACGACGAGCAAATCATCGCAATGTTCAAGCATGCAGCAGCCTACTTAAACAGTTACGTACAAAGTGTAGAGACGGATCAAATGTACTTGTCCGGCTATTCTTCGGGCGGGACCTTTACTGACCGTTTCTCTATGCTCCACCCAGAAGTTGTTAAAGCGGTAGCATCCGGAGCAACACTTGATGATATGATGATGCCTGTTGCACAGCACAAAGGCCAAAGTCTGATTTTCCCAATCGGTGTGTCAGACTACGAGATGATTACAGAAAAGAAGTTTAGCCTGCCTGACGTAAATAAAATGGCTAAACTCGTCTATATGGGTAAAGACGACAGTAATGTTACACTGCCTTACACGGATGCCTTTAGTGAGACAGAACGTAATATCATTATCCGGGCATTTAGTAAAGAAACACTCCCCCGTGCAGAAATGATGATGGATTTATACCATCAAAGTGGAGGAAACGCGATGTTTATACTGGATGTCGGGATTGGTCATGGTTATTCCGAGGAAATGAAGGACTATCAAATTGAGTTTTTCAAGGCGAATCGGGATTCCAAGCAACCGGTCTATCCGATTCCCAAAAACACTCGACAGTTAGAATATAAACTTCAACAAGATAAATAA
- a CDS encoding lysozyme inhibitor LprI family protein, which yields MKKIVHFALLFVIIGVVLTGCGRSVEEELAGTWKIKNADVTDRYVEFGDGRLAVREGADSSPMTVDYRVTELEKGKFIIDIAEPGTSTYQFFMEGKIEAKNKIKILNFMDAESKDLHLSFERVLDMDKEIEIARKKEEKEAAAAKKIRDQEEIAAKTAEKKRQKAEEKALAEEKANDEAAKAEEREQQKSKENELKSKWDKKQTSPAAPSGSLQSRYQQKADQLRDQIILEARTAYPNDQDMRQGFYGQYYNEWDNLLNEIWGQLKQTMPANEFEKLKADQKRWIQQKEQGFADYSADTAIDRAIGMDYLATQTTERVDYLIVNYLR from the coding sequence ATGAAAAAGATTGTACATTTTGCATTGCTATTTGTAATTATCGGGGTTGTATTGACCGGATGCGGCCGTTCCGTTGAAGAAGAATTAGCAGGTACTTGGAAGATTAAAAACGCAGATGTCACAGATCGATACGTCGAATTCGGTGATGGACGGCTGGCAGTACGCGAAGGCGCTGACAGTTCTCCCATGACTGTAGATTACAGAGTTACTGAACTGGAGAAAGGCAAATTCATCATTGACATTGCAGAACCAGGAACATCCACTTACCAGTTTTTTATGGAAGGAAAAATAGAAGCTAAGAACAAAATCAAGATCCTCAATTTCATGGATGCTGAAAGTAAAGATCTTCACCTCTCTTTCGAGCGTGTACTGGATATGGACAAGGAAATTGAAATAGCTAGAAAGAAAGAAGAAAAGGAAGCAGCTGCTGCAAAAAAGATTCGCGACCAAGAGGAAATTGCGGCAAAGACAGCTGAAAAGAAGAGACAGAAAGCTGAAGAGAAAGCACTGGCTGAGGAGAAAGCAAACGACGAAGCTGCAAAAGCTGAAGAACGTGAGCAACAGAAATCTAAAGAAAACGAACTGAAATCCAAATGGGATAAGAAGCAGACCTCACCTGCTGCGCCAAGCGGCAGCTTACAATCCCGTTATCAGCAGAAAGCAGATCAGCTTCGTGACCAGATCATTCTTGAAGCAAGAACTGCTTATCCAAATGATCAGGACATGCGTCAAGGTTTTTACGGGCAGTACTACAATGAATGGGATAATTTGCTGAATGAAATTTGGGGGCAATTAAAACAGACGATGCCCGCAAATGAATTCGAAAAATTGAAAGCGGACCAAAAACGCTGGATACAGCAAAAAGAGCAAGGATTCGCCGATTATTCTGCAGATACAGCAATAGACAGAGCGATTGGAATGGACTATCTGGCTACGCAAACGACTGAACGGGTGGATTATTTGATTGTAAACTATTTACGTTAA
- a CDS encoding sigma-70 family RNA polymerase sigma factor, with the protein MNSFEEVLDRYEPMLSAVMRKLHIYRDYDHFRQTGRVALWQAWQRFDETKGNFTPYAYRSVYGAMLDELKRETRFNDVHMSAEDDLLEFAGATPLTEIDYGPLEDILTELSIQERELLVLLYENRISQAACAAHFGISVPGVKKRKERLLQKLRRQLIDRKTS; encoded by the coding sequence TTGAACTCATTCGAAGAAGTACTTGACCGATATGAACCGATGTTATCTGCCGTCATGCGAAAATTGCACATCTATCGTGATTACGATCACTTCCGGCAAACAGGAAGAGTTGCACTATGGCAGGCGTGGCAGCGATTCGACGAAACCAAAGGGAATTTCACCCCCTATGCCTACCGTTCTGTTTATGGTGCGATGCTCGATGAACTAAAACGGGAAACCCGTTTCAATGACGTGCATATGTCTGCAGAAGACGACCTGTTGGAATTTGCAGGGGCAACCCCATTAACAGAAATCGATTATGGTCCATTGGAAGACATCTTAACTGAACTTTCCATACAAGAACGGGAGCTGCTTGTTTTACTCTATGAAAACCGAATCTCGCAAGCTGCGTGCGCTGCTCATTTCGGAATTTCCGTTCCCGGTGTAAAGAAACGCAAAGAACGTCTTCTGCAAAAGTTGAGAAGACAACTCATTGACAGAAAGACTAGCTGA